In Micromonospora sp. NBC_01813, the following are encoded in one genomic region:
- a CDS encoding HIT family protein produces MSDIVGCLGCDLTAGRRPLPGGRIQQTRHWVVEHCVGPFGVGTLIVKPTRHVVHLAELTGEESAEMGPLLQLTASAVTALTSPEQVYVCLWSHAGGVPGHIHFVVQPVRRDDSAGHDQFGPALQVAMLRTADLPDADAVVAFSDRMREHLAGTIGVGE; encoded by the coding sequence ATGAGTGACATCGTCGGATGCCTGGGGTGCGACCTGACCGCTGGGCGCAGACCGCTGCCAGGTGGACGGATCCAGCAAACTCGGCACTGGGTGGTCGAGCACTGCGTCGGCCCCTTCGGCGTCGGCACGTTGATTGTCAAGCCGACGCGGCACGTGGTGCACCTCGCCGAGCTGACCGGCGAGGAGAGTGCGGAGATGGGGCCGCTGCTGCAGCTGACGGCGTCGGCGGTGACAGCGCTGACCAGCCCCGAGCAGGTCTACGTCTGCCTGTGGTCGCACGCCGGCGGCGTGCCGGGGCACATCCACTTCGTGGTGCAGCCGGTCCGCCGCGACGACTCGGCCGGGCATGACCAGTTCGGGCCGGCGCTGCAGGTGGCAATGCTGCGGACCGCAGACCTGCCCGACGCGGACGCGGTGGTGGCGTTCAGCGACCGGATGCGTGAGCACCTCGCCGGCACGATCGGAGTGGGTGAGTGA
- a CDS encoding histidine phosphatase family protein, whose amino-acid sequence MAARTLVYLVRHGEQSSDETGPDPGLSELGRRQAHRLGQRLRAVPFDAVHHGPAARAAQTAQEIAAHLPGVAVHECRLAADVTPVPAAGRADQAVPQRYADFLDAVPAPERDPGAVRLRAAVDHWGQVGDADRYELVVTHNFVIGWFVRHALDAPFWRWLGLNQFNCGLTILQWRADAPPNLVSFNDIGHLPPGERGRTPTELLS is encoded by the coding sequence ATGGCGGCACGCACGCTGGTGTATCTGGTCCGGCATGGCGAGCAGAGCAGTGACGAGACCGGGCCCGACCCTGGCCTGTCGGAGCTGGGCCGGCGGCAGGCACACCGGCTCGGTCAGCGGCTACGCGCAGTGCCGTTCGACGCCGTACACCACGGTCCGGCGGCGCGGGCCGCGCAGACCGCGCAGGAGATCGCCGCCCACCTGCCTGGGGTCGCGGTGCATGAGTGTCGGCTGGCCGCCGACGTGACGCCGGTCCCGGCAGCCGGGCGAGCCGACCAGGCGGTGCCACAGCGGTACGCCGATTTCCTCGACGCGGTCCCGGCGCCGGAGCGCGACCCCGGCGCGGTGCGACTGCGGGCGGCCGTCGACCACTGGGGGCAGGTTGGCGACGCAGACCGGTACGAGCTGGTGGTGACGCACAACTTCGTCATCGGCTGGTTCGTCCGGCACGCGCTTGACGCGCCGTTCTGGCGGTGGCTGGGGCTGAACCAGTTCAACTGCGGGTTGACGATCCTGCAGTGGCGCGCTGACGCGCCACCGAACCTGGTGAGCTTCAACGACATCGGCCACCTGCCGCCCGGCGAGCGCGGCCGGACCCCGACGGAGCTGCTCAGCTGA
- a CDS encoding SDR family oxidoreductase: MIVVTGSTGNIGRVLVEALTAAGEQVIAVSRGTLPVSTPEGAKYQRADLAEPETLLPAVDGARALFLLVSGAGAHLSPREILDVAKAGGVQRVVLLSSQAVGTRPQSVSHAPLRGIEDAVRRSGTAWTILRPGGFASNAFAWSESVRTRRTVAAPFGDVGLPVVDPADIAEVAAAVLREDRHAGQVYELTGPALTTPRQRARIIGEALGEPVRFVEQTGDEARAQMIRFMPEPVVDGTLGILGEPTPAEQRISVHTEQILGHAPRSFDGWAQRHIHAFR; this comes from the coding sequence ATGATCGTGGTTACGGGCTCCACCGGAAACATTGGTCGCGTACTCGTGGAAGCACTTACCGCGGCTGGTGAGCAGGTGATCGCGGTGTCTCGAGGAACGCTTCCGGTGTCGACACCGGAAGGTGCGAAGTATCAACGGGCCGACCTGGCCGAGCCCGAGACTCTGTTGCCGGCGGTGGACGGAGCTCGCGCGTTGTTCCTGCTGGTCTCGGGTGCCGGTGCACATTTGAGCCCGCGCGAGATCCTCGACGTTGCGAAAGCCGGTGGAGTCCAGCGCGTCGTCCTGCTCTCCTCGCAAGCCGTCGGCACGCGCCCGCAGTCCGTCTCGCATGCACCGCTGCGCGGCATCGAGGACGCCGTACGGCGATCCGGTACGGCCTGGACGATCCTGCGGCCGGGCGGGTTCGCGTCCAACGCCTTCGCCTGGTCGGAGTCGGTGCGGACCCGGCGGACGGTCGCCGCGCCGTTCGGCGACGTCGGCCTGCCGGTCGTCGACCCCGCCGACATCGCTGAGGTCGCCGCTGCGGTCCTGCGGGAAGACCGGCACGCCGGCCAGGTCTACGAGCTGACCGGGCCGGCCTTGACCACACCGCGACAGCGGGCCCGGATCATCGGCGAGGCGCTGGGCGAGCCGGTCCGGTTCGTCGAACAGACGGGGGACGAGGCCCGCGCACAGATGATCCGATTCATGCCCGAGCCGGTGGTCGATGGGACCCTCGGCATCCTCGGCGAGCCCACCCCGGCAGAGCAGCGGATCAGCGTGCACACCGAACAGATCCTGGGCCACGCTCCGCGCAGCTTCGACGGCTGGGCGCAGCGCCACATCCACGCCTTCCGGTGA
- a CDS encoding winged helix-turn-helix transcriptional regulator yields MSDDRATWTLSEAVDPEQACPVAPVVDIVFSRWTTPILWTLNYHGRHRFIELQRRIGSITPKVLTQRLRQLERDGLVVRTYHPEVPPRVEYEISDLGRSLAPIFAHLVEWATTHLDHVEQARRLYDTSAGNRRLPVPVTPVQR; encoded by the coding sequence GTGTCGGACGATCGAGCGACCTGGACACTGTCGGAGGCAGTCGATCCGGAGCAGGCCTGCCCGGTCGCCCCGGTCGTTGACATCGTCTTCAGTCGCTGGACGACCCCGATCCTGTGGACGCTGAACTACCACGGTCGGCATCGCTTCATCGAGTTGCAGCGACGGATCGGCTCCATCACGCCGAAGGTGCTGACCCAGCGACTCCGGCAACTGGAACGCGACGGACTCGTCGTGCGTACTTATCACCCAGAGGTTCCACCCCGAGTCGAGTACGAGATCAGCGACCTCGGCCGCAGTCTCGCTCCGATCTTCGCCCACCTCGTCGAATGGGCCACCACACACCTCGACCACGTGGAGCAAGCACGACGCCTGTACGACACGAGCGCAGGGAACCGCCGCCTCCCGGTGCCGGTGACGCCGGTCCAGCGATGA
- a CDS encoding Fic family protein, whose translation MIYATPELGADDAAVLAEIHEMRRELAAALRVPRRWQGGLRRTMLARAIQGSNSIEGYVVEEDDAAAALDDEAPVSADERTFAEIRGYRHALGYVLQMASDPHFVFDVSGLRSMHYMMLAHDLGKSPGQYRTGQIFVYDERAERRVYQGPDAGLVPGLMGELADRLRDEPDVDPMVRGAMAHLNLVMIHPFRDGNGRMARALQTLVLSREAIVEPAFSSIEEWLGSNTDDYYRVLLATGRGAWSPENDAGLWVSFNLRAHHMQAQTVARRLDEASAVWKELDQLTAAHRLPDRVTDLLYEAVLGYRLRRGGYVKLAGIEERTASRDFAQLVEAGLLRAIGERRGRYYLAGEALIDTRNRSRDSRRPLSDPYPWLPVQLHSAVNETQLPLPRYAQGDGE comes from the coding sequence TTGATCTACGCAACCCCTGAGTTGGGTGCCGACGACGCGGCCGTGCTCGCCGAGATTCACGAGATGCGTCGGGAGCTCGCTGCCGCCCTCCGCGTCCCTCGGCGCTGGCAGGGCGGGTTGCGGCGGACCATGCTCGCCCGCGCCATCCAGGGCTCAAACAGCATCGAAGGCTATGTGGTCGAGGAGGACGACGCCGCTGCCGCACTCGACGACGAGGCGCCGGTGAGCGCGGACGAGCGTACCTTCGCCGAGATCCGCGGCTATCGGCACGCACTCGGCTACGTCTTGCAGATGGCGTCCGACCCACACTTCGTCTTCGACGTCTCCGGCCTGCGCAGCATGCACTACATGATGCTCGCCCATGACCTGGGGAAGAGCCCGGGGCAGTACCGGACCGGTCAGATATTCGTCTACGACGAGCGTGCCGAGCGCCGGGTCTACCAGGGGCCGGATGCGGGCCTGGTGCCAGGACTGATGGGCGAGCTCGCCGACCGTCTCCGGGACGAGCCGGACGTCGACCCGATGGTTCGAGGTGCCATGGCGCACCTCAACCTGGTGATGATCCATCCGTTCCGGGACGGCAACGGCCGCATGGCGCGTGCCCTGCAGACGCTCGTACTGTCCCGGGAGGCCATCGTCGAGCCTGCGTTCTCCAGCATCGAGGAGTGGCTCGGCAGCAACACCGATGACTACTACCGCGTCCTCCTCGCGACCGGTCGGGGAGCGTGGAGCCCGGAGAACGATGCCGGGCTCTGGGTCTCCTTCAACCTGCGGGCCCACCACATGCAGGCGCAGACGGTTGCTCGTCGGCTCGACGAGGCATCCGCCGTCTGGAAGGAACTGGACCAACTCACAGCCGCGCACCGACTGCCCGACCGGGTCACCGACCTGCTGTACGAGGCCGTACTCGGATATCGGCTTCGCCGGGGCGGTTACGTCAAACTGGCCGGCATCGAGGAACGCACCGCGTCCCGCGATTTCGCGCAACTCGTCGAGGCAGGGCTGCTGCGGGCGATCGGGGAGCGGCGGGGCCGCTACTACCTCGCAGGTGAGGCACTGATAGACACGCGAAACCGGAGCCGCGACAGCAGACGACCGCTGTCCGACCCGTACCCCTGGTTGCCCGTCCAACTCCATTCGGCGGTGAATGAGACCCAGCTGCCCTTGCCGAGATACGCCCAGGGCGACGGCGAGTGA
- a CDS encoding dienelactone hydrolase family protein: MHNIQEEHFAVDGVPAVLWTSADSGAARPPLILIGHGGGQHKTAPGVLHRAHRFVSSGFVAVCVDVPNHGDRPTDERYQGIATEIQAAVSSGGDLAALLADFHALVAKQTVPEWQAVLDHLDAGTVGYWGISLGCGLGVPFVAAEPRVRAAVLGLGGAAAASTLETAARIAVPVEFLIQWDDERVPREQSLALFDAFGSTEKTLHANPGRHADRLPEHELDSAVRFFTRHLMPR, translated from the coding sequence ATGCACAACATCCAGGAAGAACACTTCGCCGTCGACGGCGTACCCGCTGTCCTTTGGACCTCAGCCGACAGCGGCGCCGCCCGCCCGCCGCTGATCCTCATCGGTCACGGCGGCGGCCAGCACAAGACCGCTCCCGGTGTCCTGCACCGTGCCCACCGCTTCGTGTCCAGCGGCTTCGTGGCCGTCTGCGTGGACGTGCCGAACCACGGCGACCGGCCGACCGACGAGCGCTACCAGGGCATCGCCACCGAGATCCAGGCCGCTGTCAGCTCCGGTGGTGACCTGGCCGCACTGCTCGCCGACTTCCACGCCCTGGTCGCCAAGCAGACCGTCCCGGAGTGGCAGGCCGTCCTCGACCATCTCGACGCCGGCACGGTCGGCTACTGGGGCATCTCACTCGGCTGCGGGCTCGGCGTACCGTTCGTCGCCGCCGAGCCGCGAGTCCGTGCGGCGGTCCTCGGCCTCGGCGGTGCCGCCGCCGCATCCACGCTGGAGACTGCGGCCCGGATCGCCGTGCCGGTCGAGTTCCTGATCCAGTGGGACGACGAACGGGTGCCCCGGGAGCAGAGCCTGGCCCTGTTCGACGCGTTCGGCTCGACCGAGAAGACGCTGCACGCCAACCCGGGCCGGCACGCCGACCGGCTCCCGGAACACGAGTTGGACAGCGCGGTCCGGTTCTTCACCCGGCATCTCATGCCGCGCTGA
- a CDS encoding iron chaperone — MTRSDMASKAGTDGFSEGERAAMKERAAELKKETTRSRGGKAAAEELDVLSKIAQMEPSDRALAERIHAIVTTNAPDLSPKLWYGQPAYARKGKVVCFFRSGHADKEPYSTFGFTASANLSDDSGLWPTSFAVTQLSEQAAENIATLVQKAVS; from the coding sequence ATGACAAGGAGCGACATGGCGAGCAAGGCAGGCACGGACGGTTTCTCCGAGGGCGAGCGCGCCGCCATGAAGGAACGCGCCGCAGAGCTGAAGAAGGAGACGACCCGCAGTCGTGGTGGCAAGGCAGCCGCCGAGGAGCTCGACGTGCTGTCGAAGATCGCCCAGATGGAACCGTCGGACCGCGCACTGGCCGAACGCATCCACGCCATCGTCACCACCAACGCCCCCGACCTGTCCCCGAAGCTCTGGTACGGACAGCCGGCGTACGCGAGGAAGGGCAAGGTCGTGTGCTTCTTCCGCAGCGGACACGCGGACAAGGAGCCCTACTCCACCTTTGGCTTCACCGCTTCGGCCAACCTCTCCGACGACAGCGGCCTGTGGCCGACGTCCTTCGCCGTGACCCAGCTCAGCGAGCAGGCCGCCGAGAACATCGCCACCCTTGTCCAAAAGGCCGTGAGCTGA
- a CDS encoding NUDIX hydrolase, translating to MSSPPDDYTATLPRKRMGSAVLLRDHDGRILLVEPTYKDYWELPGGAVEADESPYDAAVRELAEELGLTVTPDRLLVVDWVPPRAGRTEGVMFVYDGGVLEASQTDAIRLPPQELRSWAWSTLPQAQQRLSPLLARRAAAALEAATDSGTAYLEGGNQVGGP from the coding sequence GTGAGCTCCCCGCCTGACGATTACACCGCGACGTTGCCGCGAAAGCGGATGGGCTCGGCCGTGCTGCTGCGGGATCATGACGGACGGATCCTGCTCGTCGAGCCGACGTACAAGGACTACTGGGAGTTGCCAGGTGGGGCGGTGGAGGCCGACGAGTCGCCGTACGACGCGGCGGTCCGTGAGCTGGCCGAAGAACTCGGCCTGACGGTTACTCCTGACCGGCTGCTGGTGGTCGACTGGGTGCCCCCTCGCGCCGGCCGCACCGAAGGAGTCATGTTCGTGTACGACGGCGGTGTCCTGGAGGCGTCGCAGACCGATGCGATCCGCCTTCCGCCGCAGGAGTTGCGGAGTTGGGCGTGGTCGACCTTGCCACAGGCGCAGCAGCGGCTGTCGCCGCTGCTGGCTCGGCGGGCCGCCGCCGCGCTGGAAGCGGCGACGGACAGCGGGACTGCCTACCTTGAGGGCGGGAATCAGGTCGGGGGACCGTAG
- a CDS encoding alpha/beta hydrolase, which produces MARRSSGNAGVIPAMRITSETVADGIREQLFSIGDIPGVLWTPAEGSGPRPLVLIGHGGGQHKKGWEVVSRAVPYVTSGGFAVAAIDAPGTGDRPEHPEIRRLVALIEERKAAGEPFGPAWPALNETVAAQLIPDWQTALDALQNLDSVGDSQPVGYYGLSQAGEMGIRLVAAEPRITAAVLGLVGSDWLTGITARITVPVEFLLQWDDEGNPRDSVMKLFDALGSAEKTLHANPGSHFRIPSFEIGSSIRFVARHLGSPGTASSS; this is translated from the coding sequence TTGGCTCGCCGCAGCAGCGGGAACGCCGGTGTAATCCCTGCCATGCGCATCACCTCGGAAACCGTCGCTGACGGCATCCGCGAGCAGCTCTTCAGTATCGGGGACATCCCCGGGGTGCTCTGGACGCCCGCCGAGGGCTCCGGTCCCCGTCCGCTGGTCTTGATCGGGCACGGCGGCGGCCAGCACAAGAAGGGATGGGAGGTCGTCTCCAGGGCCGTTCCTTACGTCACCTCCGGTGGCTTCGCGGTCGCCGCGATCGACGCGCCGGGTACCGGTGACAGGCCGGAGCACCCGGAAATCCGGCGGCTTGTCGCGCTCATCGAGGAACGGAAGGCCGCAGGCGAGCCCTTCGGCCCGGCGTGGCCCGCCCTGAACGAAACCGTGGCGGCACAGCTCATACCCGACTGGCAGACCGCTCTGGACGCGCTGCAGAACCTGGACTCCGTCGGCGACAGCCAGCCCGTCGGGTACTACGGCCTGTCCCAGGCCGGTGAGATGGGTATCCGCCTGGTCGCGGCCGAACCTCGGATCACGGCTGCGGTCCTCGGCCTCGTTGGAAGCGACTGGCTCACCGGCATCACGGCGCGGATCACGGTCCCGGTCGAGTTCCTGCTGCAGTGGGACGATGAAGGCAATCCACGGGACTCCGTCATGAAGTTGTTCGACGCACTCGGCTCCGCGGAGAAGACGCTGCACGCCAACCCCGGCAGCCATTTTCGAATCCCGTCGTTCGAAATCGGGAGCTCGATCCGGTTCGTCGCCCGGCACCTGGGTAGCCCTGGCACCGCAAGCAGCTCCTGA
- a CDS encoding GNAT family N-acetyltransferase, with protein sequence MSVEIEAVRVATDEVVKAFGRLLPQLSRSAKPLDLTALDELVASDASTLLIARREGEIVGALTLVMFPIPTGRRAWIEDVVVDESARGLGVGAALTQEAVRLAREAGARTVDLTSRPSRAAANRLYERLGFHLRDSRVYRLAPGDR encoded by the coding sequence ATGAGCGTCGAGATCGAGGCCGTACGAGTCGCCACCGACGAGGTCGTGAAAGCGTTCGGACGGCTCCTCCCGCAGCTGTCCCGATCCGCCAAGCCACTTGATCTGACGGCGCTGGACGAGTTGGTGGCGTCGGACGCAAGCACTTTGCTCATCGCTCGCCGCGAGGGCGAGATCGTCGGCGCGCTGACCCTGGTGATGTTCCCGATCCCGACCGGTAGGCGGGCGTGGATCGAGGATGTGGTCGTCGACGAGTCGGCGCGCGGTCTCGGGGTCGGGGCGGCGCTGACTCAGGAGGCCGTCAGGCTGGCTCGGGAGGCTGGTGCTCGGACCGTTGACCTCACGTCGCGCCCGTCTCGTGCTGCCGCGAACCGGCTCTACGAACGACTCGGCTTCCACCTTCGTGACTCGCGGGTCTACCGCCTTGCACCCGGCGACCGGTGA
- a CDS encoding HAD family hydrolase yields MNAELAAVIDRARFLLLDFDGPVCKVFANHSAPQVAAMLCRLLVDLGVALPPGLLDESDPLAVLRWSATLNRPAIVRRIDDALRTAELDAVTVAEPTPYAREVIVTAHQAQRGIAIVSNNSADAVTQYLIARQLNAYINPVIGRPHAHPAGMKPNPAPVLAAICELHADPEDCVLIGDSPTDIEAAQAVGVPTIGYANKPRKYHSLSRSDAIIGSMADVVAALTGRRVQGGRPASHEGGSRVVRRAGSRQHETGAT; encoded by the coding sequence ATGAACGCCGAACTCGCTGCCGTCATCGACCGCGCCCGGTTTCTGCTGCTCGACTTCGACGGACCCGTCTGCAAGGTCTTCGCCAACCATTCTGCACCTCAGGTCGCCGCCATGCTGTGCCGTCTGCTCGTCGATCTGGGCGTCGCCCTCCCGCCCGGTCTGCTGGACGAATCCGATCCGCTCGCCGTGCTCCGCTGGTCAGCCACCTTGAACCGGCCCGCCATCGTGCGCCGGATCGACGACGCCCTACGCACCGCCGAACTGGACGCCGTCACCGTCGCCGAACCCACCCCGTACGCCCGGGAAGTCATCGTGACCGCCCACCAAGCCCAGCGCGGCATCGCGATCGTGTCCAACAACAGCGCCGACGCCGTCACCCAGTACCTGATCGCGCGACAGCTGAACGCCTACATCAACCCCGTAATCGGCCGACCCCACGCCCACCCCGCCGGAATGAAACCGAACCCCGCCCCGGTGCTCGCCGCCATCTGCGAACTGCACGCCGACCCCGAGGACTGCGTGCTCATTGGCGACTCACCTACCGACATCGAAGCCGCCCAGGCGGTCGGCGTACCCACCATCGGCTACGCCAACAAACCCCGCAAATACCACAGCCTCAGCAGATCAGACGCCATCATCGGCAGCATGGCCGATGTCGTCGCCGCCCTCACCGGTCGCCGGGTGCAAGGCGGTAGACCCGCGAGTCACGAAGGTGGAAGCCGAGTCGTTCGTAGAGCCGGTTCGCGGCAGCACGAGACGGGCGCGACGTGA
- a CDS encoding DUF397 domain-containing protein encodes MDLTRAVWLKSSRSNANSQCVEVARNLPGAVATRDSKDPTGPALTFAPSAWTTFTTALKASQLSA; translated from the coding sequence ATGGATCTCACCCGCGCCGTGTGGCTCAAGAGCAGCCGCAGCAACGCCAACAGCCAGTGTGTCGAGGTCGCCCGCAACCTGCCGGGAGCCGTCGCCACCCGCGACAGCAAGGACCCGACCGGCCCGGCGCTGACCTTCGCCCCCTCCGCCTGGACCACCTTCACCACCGCCCTCAAGGCGTCCCAGCTCTCCGCGTAA
- a CDS encoding helix-turn-helix domain-containing protein — protein sequence MSRASGPTIARWQLGRQLKTAREAAGFTQFAISEVLACSESKIYKIEAGDVGVGRGDLIVMLDRYGVADDERRTTIFDLQKQGKQRGWWSKYGNLPMNYSMYVGLEGAAREVRNFELAVVPGLLQTEEYARAVASTAWPDDPGEVDRRVELRMARQACLTEDPPLKFWAIVDEAVLHRRPGGDAVMRRQLDHLAEVSARPNVMLQVLPFSEGWHPGTSGSFSILEFDENVHSPVAYIESQAGDVYLERPEDMNRVTLTYTHLQTAALSAGKSRDLIAAIAKDLA from the coding sequence ATGTCACGAGCAAGCGGACCCACGATCGCCCGATGGCAGCTCGGCAGGCAGCTCAAGACCGCTCGCGAGGCGGCCGGCTTCACCCAGTTCGCCATCTCCGAAGTGCTCGCCTGCAGCGAGTCGAAGATCTACAAGATCGAGGCCGGTGACGTCGGCGTCGGCCGTGGCGACCTGATCGTCATGCTCGACCGCTACGGCGTCGCCGACGATGAGCGCCGCACCACCATCTTCGACCTGCAGAAGCAGGGCAAGCAGCGCGGCTGGTGGTCCAAGTACGGCAATCTCCCGATGAACTACAGCATGTACGTCGGCCTCGAAGGCGCCGCCCGCGAGGTGCGCAACTTCGAGTTGGCCGTCGTCCCCGGCCTACTCCAGACCGAGGAGTACGCCCGAGCCGTCGCCTCCACCGCATGGCCGGACGATCCCGGCGAGGTGGACCGGCGGGTCGAGCTACGGATGGCGCGCCAAGCGTGCCTCACCGAGGACCCGCCGCTGAAGTTCTGGGCCATCGTGGACGAGGCTGTGCTGCACCGCCGGCCGGGCGGCGACGCGGTGATGCGCCGGCAGCTCGACCACCTCGCCGAGGTGAGCGCCCGGCCGAACGTCATGCTGCAGGTGCTGCCCTTCAGCGAAGGCTGGCATCCCGGCACCAGCGGATCGTTCTCGATTCTGGAGTTCGACGAGAACGTGCACAGCCCGGTCGCGTACATCGAGAGCCAGGCTGGCGACGTGTATCTGGAGCGCCCCGAGGATATGAATCGGGTTACGCTTACCTACACCCACCTGCAGACGGCAGCGCTCAGCGCCGGGAAGTCCCGGGACCTGATCGCCGCGATCGCCAAGGACTTGGCGTAG
- a CDS encoding ABC transporter ATP-binding protein gives MIQVDRLTKRYGSVTAVDGLSFTTRPGRVTGFLGPNGAGKTTTLRVLLGLDAPTSGSTTIGGVPFRTHRRGLRHAGALLDARQAHPGLTAAVHLAALARSNGLPGRRVDEVLGEVGLTDVAGRRVGTYSLGMRQRLGVATALLGDPPVLVFDEPVNGMDPEGVRWARGLFRRLAAEGRTVFLSSHLIGEMAATADDVVVVGRGRLLAAGPVSELAGPADSLEDAFLELTSATIDYRAGGV, from the coding sequence ATGATTCAAGTCGACCGGTTGACCAAACGGTACGGCTCCGTCACCGCCGTAGACGGACTGTCGTTCACCACCCGACCCGGCCGGGTCACCGGCTTCCTCGGCCCGAACGGGGCCGGCAAGACCACCACGCTGCGTGTACTACTCGGCCTCGACGCGCCGACCAGCGGCAGCACGACCATCGGAGGCGTGCCGTTCCGCACGCACCGGCGCGGTCTGCGACACGCCGGCGCACTCCTTGACGCCCGGCAGGCACATCCCGGGCTGACCGCCGCAGTGCACCTGGCCGCGCTGGCCCGCAGCAACGGACTACCGGGACGGCGGGTCGACGAGGTGCTCGGCGAGGTGGGGCTCACCGACGTGGCGGGGCGGCGCGTCGGCACGTACTCGCTGGGCATGCGGCAGCGGCTCGGGGTGGCCACCGCCCTGCTCGGTGATCCGCCGGTGCTCGTCTTTGACGAGCCGGTCAACGGGATGGACCCGGAAGGAGTCCGCTGGGCGCGCGGATTGTTCCGACGGCTCGCCGCCGAAGGACGCACGGTGTTCCTCTCCAGCCACCTGATCGGCGAAATGGCGGCGACCGCCGACGACGTCGTCGTGGTCGGTCGGGGCCGGCTGCTGGCGGCAGGTCCGGTCAGCGAGCTGGCCGGACCGGCTGACTCACTGGAGGACGCGTTCCTGGAACTGACCTCGGCCACCATCGACTACCGGGCCGGTGGTGTGTGA
- a CDS encoding sensor histidine kinase, producing the protein MPVAPAGLPRLPLGAWTALIWSIGAFSTLRAYSGLPGMPSGLPAPPSWCWVLAAVAVVTGLGATTQVSRRPLATLHLMVVSAVVLVLAVGTEGIANHPDQVLSLFLLAADVVLARIVVTRPPWVWGVALVSVLAAMPVSAVLRAVFRQPGKSGETGLHFDWTVWMAIAVLPAVVAGLLGYSIRQTREYARRISEQAAEQAVVAERLRISRELHDHVAHSVGVIALQAGAAARVMDSQPDQAREALRAIETTSRETLSGLRRMLGGLRQAEEAPLRPAPGLADVERLVGTATAAGVVVDLTVSGERRALPADVELSAYRIIQEALTNVLRHAHAETCRISVEYSASVLAIEVVDDGQGGELADGGFGLTGLRERVALVNGTITAGTRRGGGFQVTARLPVGT; encoded by the coding sequence ATGCCCGTAGCGCCGGCCGGCCTTCCGCGCCTTCCGCTGGGTGCCTGGACGGCGCTGATCTGGTCGATCGGGGCGTTCAGCACCCTGCGCGCCTACTCCGGTCTGCCCGGCATGCCGTCCGGGCTGCCCGCCCCGCCGTCCTGGTGCTGGGTGCTTGCCGCCGTGGCGGTCGTGACCGGGCTCGGCGCGACCACACAGGTAAGTCGCCGGCCACTGGCCACGCTGCACCTGATGGTCGTCTCCGCGGTCGTGCTGGTTCTCGCGGTCGGCACCGAGGGCATCGCCAATCATCCGGATCAGGTGTTGTCACTGTTCCTGCTCGCCGCCGATGTGGTGCTCGCCCGCATTGTCGTGACCCGGCCCCCATGGGTGTGGGGTGTCGCGCTGGTTTCCGTGCTCGCGGCGATGCCGGTAAGCGCGGTGTTGCGGGCGGTCTTCCGGCAGCCCGGCAAGAGCGGCGAGACCGGCCTCCATTTCGACTGGACCGTCTGGATGGCGATCGCGGTGCTGCCCGCCGTGGTCGCCGGCCTGCTGGGCTACTCGATCCGGCAGACGAGGGAGTACGCCCGGCGGATCAGCGAGCAGGCCGCCGAGCAGGCCGTGGTGGCCGAGCGGCTGCGGATCTCCCGGGAACTGCACGACCACGTCGCGCACAGCGTCGGGGTCATCGCGTTGCAGGCTGGTGCGGCGGCGCGGGTGATGGACAGCCAGCCGGATCAGGCGCGCGAGGCGTTGCGGGCCATCGAGACCACCAGCCGCGAGACGCTTTCCGGGCTGCGCCGGATGCTCGGGGGTCTCCGGCAAGCGGAGGAGGCGCCACTGCGCCCGGCACCCGGTCTGGCCGACGTGGAGCGGCTGGTCGGTACGGCGACGGCCGCCGGCGTCGTGGTTGACCTGACCGTCAGCGGCGAGCGGCGGGCCCTGCCTGCCGATGTCGAGCTCTCGGCGTACCGGATCATTCAGGAGGCGCTGACCAACGTGCTGCGGCATGCGCACGCCGAGACCTGCCGGATTTCCGTGGAGTACAGCGCGTCCGTGCTGGCCATCGAGGTCGTCGACGACGGGCAGGGCGGCGAACTGGCCGACGGCGGCTTCGGCCTGACCGGTCTTCGCGAGCGGGTCGCTCTGGTCAACGGCACGATCACCGCAGGCACGCGGCGCGGCGGTGGCTTCCAGGTGACGGCCCGACTGCCGGTCGGGACATGA